From a region of the Paenibacillus sp. FSL R10-2734 genome:
- a CDS encoding restriction endonuclease, which translates to MARRKSKAKQEEEFINGVIVLSLFGSLAGTYTLTKSIQISIIVCILVVAVVIAALISRKLKHEERLKRSGIAEIDKMEGAQFEQYLGHLFRSQGYKAEVTQAAGDYGADLILSKDGKRIVVQAKRYSKNVGLKAVQEVRGAVSHYGASAAWVVTNRDYTEQAYKLAKSNNVRLIGREELIEMLLQMKEKMTTAKKVNNAKTSA; encoded by the coding sequence ATGGCAAGAAGAAAGAGTAAGGCGAAGCAGGAAGAGGAATTTATAAACGGGGTAATAGTACTTTCGTTATTCGGATCACTTGCCGGAACATATACTTTGACCAAATCGATACAGATCTCAATTATTGTATGTATCCTAGTCGTCGCAGTCGTCATTGCAGCGCTTATATCGCGGAAATTGAAGCATGAAGAAAGATTGAAGAGGTCGGGTATTGCTGAGATAGATAAAATGGAGGGTGCTCAGTTTGAACAATACCTTGGTCACCTTTTCCGATCTCAAGGTTACAAAGCTGAAGTTACACAAGCAGCAGGTGATTACGGTGCTGATCTGATTCTATCCAAAGACGGTAAGCGAATAGTCGTCCAAGCTAAGCGGTACAGCAAGAATGTTGGACTTAAGGCAGTGCAAGAGGTTCGTGGAGCAGTTTCACATTACGGCGCTTCGGCTGCTTGGGTTGTAACGAACAGAGATTATACTGAGCAGGCTTACAAACTAGCAAAGTCGAATAATGTACGTCTCATCGGTCGTGAAGAACTTATCGAAATGCTTCTCCAAATGAAAGAGAAGATGACAACTGCTAAAAAGGTTAATAATGCTAAGACGAGTGCTTAA
- a CDS encoding DUF4352 domain-containing protein, producing MKKFISGFVAGALLFGGASAFAASGLLGQKVQGVFTVEKDGAKIAEAAIINGSAYAPLRAVADATGTEIGIQGKKIIIGSPSGSVSSSGSNNTSTTSQSAAATSRTKPAALGQTVNFNNKDYGFSGTASVTEVLRGQFAWQKIKDANMFNDEAGYEYILAKVNLKISNYKESDAAVHMTEAYFKLISTTGTAYDSVSVVTPDPSINTDVYVGSSHEGWVVFKVKQGDASPLIAFARSYDGTGGAWFKTN from the coding sequence GTGAAAAAGTTTATTTCAGGTTTTGTTGCAGGAGCATTATTGTTTGGTGGCGCTTCGGCGTTTGCTGCGTCAGGGTTGCTTGGTCAGAAGGTACAAGGAGTATTTACTGTTGAAAAGGATGGCGCTAAAATTGCTGAAGCTGCAATCATAAATGGTTCGGCATATGCTCCTTTAAGAGCCGTGGCAGATGCAACAGGGACAGAGATAGGAATCCAAGGAAAGAAAATAATTATTGGATCACCATCAGGATCTGTTTCATCCTCCGGTTCTAACAACACCTCAACAACAAGTCAATCAGCTGCAGCGACTTCAAGAACTAAACCGGCTGCGCTTGGTCAAACTGTGAATTTTAATAATAAAGACTATGGTTTCTCGGGAACTGCTAGTGTAACCGAAGTCTTAAGAGGTCAATTCGCCTGGCAGAAAATAAAAGATGCCAATATGTTCAATGATGAAGCTGGATATGAGTATATTTTGGCGAAAGTGAATCTGAAAATATCTAATTATAAAGAATCCGATGCTGCAGTTCATATGACAGAAGCATACTTCAAATTGATTTCCACAACAGGAACTGCTTATGACTCTGTAAGTGTGGTTACTCCTGACCCTTCAATAAATACTGATGTTTATGTCGGATCATCTCATGAGGGCTGGGTAGTTTTTAAAGTGAAGCAAGGAGATGCTTCTCCATTAATCGCCTTTGCAAGAAGTTATGATGGCACAGGTGGTGCTTGGTTTAAAACAAATTAA
- a CDS encoding phage holin family protein, whose amino-acid sequence MSKSQIAASTVGAVLVPVFDFFYGEADAVATIMIALLFFIIMDWLSGIRAAKKDNTYARKYGIDGVFRTFFMLLLPAGGHLLDMVFGLPGAIFGALSIGTLYHVLQSMTANLIRAGWGDSLPLPVLDVVLKWVGSELDKKVKRAASRQGVDD is encoded by the coding sequence ATGTCTAAATCTCAAATCGCTGCGTCAACAGTAGGGGCAGTGCTTGTACCAGTGTTTGACTTTTTTTACGGGGAAGCGGACGCTGTCGCAACGATTATGATCGCACTTTTATTCTTTATTATCATGGATTGGTTATCTGGTATTAGAGCCGCCAAAAAGGATAATACCTATGCAAGAAAATACGGGATTGATGGAGTGTTCCGCACATTCTTCATGCTATTGCTTCCTGCAGGGGGGCATCTATTGGATATGGTATTTGGGTTGCCTGGAGCGATATTTGGAGCACTGTCTATTGGTACTTTATATCACGTTTTGCAGAGCATGACGGCTAACTTAATCCGGGCAGGGTGGGGAGATTCGCTCCCATTGCCGGTCTTAGATGTAGTACTCAAGTGGGTGGGAAGTGAGCTAGATAAAAAGGTCAAAAGAGCCGCAAGCAGACAAGGAGTTGACGATTAA
- a CDS encoding M15 family metallopeptidase: MSLTLDQVKAKSTKRLIGLHPVVLAATQALIERCYDRCINIVITQGLRTIAEQDALYAQGRTKPGTIVTNAKGGTSYHNYGLAINFALLLPDGKQVSWDLKRDGDGDKIADWTEVIQEAKAIGFEWGGDFVSIKDAPHFQMTFGLTTSQLRAGVKPSGIAMSKATAIIDRLKGEVDEDMSRIKELEAIVVKQEERLAAVEKRLNISGKETYAINYTEAITAAKAVGAISTSAEKSKLELNVIQMLYNMGLFAKGDK; encoded by the coding sequence ATGTCTCTGACACTAGACCAAGTAAAGGCTAAATCCACAAAGCGATTGATAGGATTACATCCCGTTGTACTAGCCGCGACACAAGCGCTGATCGAGCGCTGTTACGATCGTTGTATCAACATAGTGATTACTCAGGGACTGCGCACAATAGCCGAGCAGGACGCACTATATGCACAAGGACGTACTAAGCCAGGAACTATCGTCACTAATGCTAAGGGTGGCACTAGTTATCACAACTACGGACTAGCTATAAATTTTGCATTGTTACTACCGGACGGGAAACAGGTATCATGGGATTTAAAACGTGATGGTGATGGTGACAAGATAGCTGATTGGACGGAGGTAATTCAGGAGGCTAAAGCTATTGGTTTCGAATGGGGCGGTGATTTTGTCTCGATTAAGGATGCACCCCATTTTCAAATGACTTTTGGGCTGACAACCTCACAATTACGTGCGGGTGTTAAGCCGTCAGGGATCGCTATGTCAAAAGCAACAGCTATTATAGATCGATTAAAAGGGGAGGTAGATGAAGACATGAGTAGAATTAAGGAGCTAGAAGCAATCGTAGTGAAGCAGGAAGAGCGCCTAGCAGCCGTAGAAAAACGATTAAACATCTCAGGCAAAGAAACATATGCCATCAATTATACAGAGGCTATTACGGCTGCTAAAGCGGTTGGAGCGATATCTACATCGGCAGAAAAGTCAAAGCTAGAACTTAATGTGATTCAAATGTTGTACAACATGGGATTATTTGCGAAGGGGGATAAATAA
- a CDS encoding holin, with protein sequence MDNQNLTDVLAFASVIAVFVLAGVHFVKKTFNVPNNVLPAIGLVIGLLIGVVAYSFTDLSLVLRLWSGGLAGLSATGLFELAFSKKDGTTKE encoded by the coding sequence ATGGACAATCAAAACTTAACAGATGTTCTAGCGTTCGCCTCGGTGATCGCTGTTTTTGTATTAGCAGGGGTACATTTCGTAAAGAAAACTTTTAATGTTCCTAACAACGTGCTTCCTGCAATCGGTTTAGTCATTGGCTTGTTGATCGGGGTTGTAGCTTATTCATTTACGGACTTATCTTTAGTGTTACGTTTATGGTCTGGTGGCCTTGCTGGGCTGTCAGCAACGGGGTTGTTTGAGTTGGCTTTTAGCAAGAAGGATGGGACTACAAAAGAATAA
- a CDS encoding restriction endonuclease, translating to MLLKSVVVVIVLVVVSAVVGSFFLTKRQKGYAKESVIDPLKITIQDVDRMEDGSEFEEYLYRLFSALGYKNAYKTPRSRDFGTDLVFTDREGYRNVVQAKRYSYPVGLGAVQEVYGSMRYYRAKKSMVITSNHYTAACEELAGHNAVKLHNRSDLIEIIDLFKAGQIDKVKDLIEAEPRVILDSWDGYMKSNKIIKKDYKS from the coding sequence ATATTGCTGAAGTCTGTAGTTGTCGTAATAGTACTTGTAGTTGTATCAGCAGTCGTAGGTTCTTTTTTTCTGACAAAGAGACAGAAGGGGTACGCCAAGGAATCCGTTATTGATCCACTCAAAATCACAATTCAGGATGTAGACCGTATGGAAGATGGATCGGAGTTTGAGGAATACCTGTATCGTTTATTTTCAGCTTTGGGATATAAAAATGCTTACAAAACACCGAGAAGTAGAGACTTTGGTACTGATTTAGTTTTTACGGATCGGGAAGGATATCGAAATGTCGTCCAAGCAAAGCGTTATTCATATCCAGTAGGATTAGGGGCTGTTCAAGAGGTTTATGGTTCGATGAGGTATTACCGAGCAAAGAAGTCCATGGTCATAACTTCAAATCATTATACAGCAGCATGCGAAGAACTTGCAGGACATAATGCTGTGAAATTACATAATCGAAGTGATCTAATAGAGATTATCGACTTATTTAAGGCAGGACAGATAGACAAAGTAAAGGATCTCATAGAGGCGGAACCTAGGGTGATATTAGACTCATGGGATGGTTATATGAAGAGTAATAAAATCATAAAAAAGGATTATAAATCATAA
- a CDS encoding hemolysin family protein, whose translation MSDPLPGILHVGLIILLVLLNGFFVSVEYAMVKVRSGRIDTLIEEGSKKALKARSIVRNLEGYLSACQLGITLASLALGWLGQPAIANLVGPLLGSIGFGVTTVNVVSLIIALMFITILHIVLGELAPKTIAVNKAESVLLLTAGPMNVFYKIMYPVIWIVNGMARGLLRIVRLAPASELGTAHTEEEIRIIMQESNKSGFIDNTEMTLVDNIFEFVDTMAREIMIPRTEMICLNNNLSTEENLEIAFDGMRTRYPVCDGDKDHILGFIHIKDLIRDREQSYNKLIRPILTVPESIQISALLKVMQRAKTQIAILIDEYGGTSGMVTLEDIMEEIVGEIQDEFDEERPGVEKLGEDEHSIDGLMLIEEINDLLDLHMETEDYDTIGGWMYSKLEVNPPQKGLSVEFDDHLFIVEETDNKRISRIKLLKLQLLTEEAGA comes from the coding sequence TTGAGCGACCCTTTACCCGGTATATTACACGTAGGTCTTATTATTCTGTTGGTGTTATTAAATGGATTCTTTGTTTCAGTCGAATATGCAATGGTAAAAGTACGAAGCGGTAGAATTGATACCCTTATTGAAGAAGGTAGTAAAAAAGCTTTAAAAGCAAGAAGCATCGTACGCAACTTGGAAGGTTATCTATCCGCCTGTCAGCTTGGTATTACATTGGCTTCGCTTGCACTAGGATGGCTGGGGCAACCAGCGATTGCAAACCTTGTCGGGCCATTATTAGGAAGTATAGGGTTTGGAGTAACCACTGTTAATGTTGTATCTTTGATTATTGCTCTAATGTTCATTACTATCTTGCATATCGTATTAGGAGAGCTTGCACCTAAGACCATTGCAGTTAACAAGGCTGAATCTGTCCTCTTGCTAACAGCTGGACCGATGAATGTGTTTTACAAGATCATGTATCCAGTGATATGGATCGTAAATGGGATGGCACGTGGTTTATTACGGATCGTCCGTTTAGCCCCTGCTTCAGAGCTGGGAACGGCGCATACGGAAGAAGAAATCCGTATTATCATGCAAGAAAGTAATAAAAGTGGCTTTATTGATAATACCGAAATGACGTTGGTAGACAATATTTTTGAATTTGTTGATACAATGGCTCGGGAGATCATGATTCCTCGGACCGAAATGATCTGCTTGAATAATAATCTTTCAACAGAAGAGAACCTTGAGATTGCTTTTGATGGAATGAGGACGCGTTATCCAGTCTGTGATGGAGATAAGGATCACATTCTAGGCTTCATTCATATCAAGGACTTAATTAGGGATCGTGAACAAAGCTATAATAAATTAATTCGTCCTATACTAACCGTACCAGAATCTATTCAGATTAGTGCTCTGCTGAAGGTCATGCAGCGTGCGAAGACACAAATCGCCATTCTGATTGATGAGTACGGTGGAACTTCCGGAATGGTTACGCTGGAAGATATCATGGAGGAAATTGTGGGAGAAATTCAGGATGAATTCGATGAAGAACGTCCTGGTGTTGAGAAGCTGGGAGAGGATGAACACTCCATTGACGGCTTGATGCTTATTGAAGAGATTAATGATCTTTTGGATCTCCATATGGAAACTGAAGATTATGATACGATTGGCGGTTGGATGTATTCTAAACTGGAGGTTAATCCACCTCAAAAAGGATTGTCTGTAGAATTTGATGATCATCTGTTTATTGTGGAAGAAACGGATAATAAACGGATTTCTCGAATCAAGCTACTGAAGTTGCAGTTATTGACTGAAGAAGCTGGTGCTTAA